One genomic window of Desmospora activa DSM 45169 includes the following:
- a CDS encoding PD-(D/E)XK nuclease family protein: MAGWLVLHPVSQAHLGMGLFNIRPHDQKKTVYLIPSGDMVGEVHRQLERAGMDQQAVSVHTFDRFVRLMASAHPRTLMTPVEQEWLVRQAVSRVEADGKLHHHRHMVNKSGWLTKVEGRIGEVKRTGIRPGRLLQIWNQRGLHLMELGLIYQAYQELLQERRLWDHEEPYLEGMERMRRGEAPLPQRIVVEHVPDLSVLQEQWLIQAVTQGVEVSLHLPWDHRRLRLFRETARTVERFRRRGFRVIKQQDAMSASAKTPLLHHVEEQLFLERPQIQEGDPSIQVVAAAGVEEEVDRMVARLKEWLYHSNRPLSEVAILTQQPERYHPLLFPRLQRAGLPIHTSYRMPLASHPMAKTVALALRLKGGYKDAWRHLLDSPYLPGSPSYRMRAQWRRLFLDGEVPSKWEDQLEDAEHPNGVESFRAFLSWLQSAPVEQTWAGWLHWFEEWLRPLRPQAKTGTFPMEEWQAMAADCRAWEGLMEIRSEWGRIFEHGRWGTLSCDWTSFVAALEGALEKSPLTVTPGRRGGIRILEPNQVRGRRFAAVFLLGCAEGCWPRPIAPDWLVPDEERLRLRGEGVELATAEEQRNRQWVPFFQSMQAAEETLILSFPAADEAANPILPSPFLQELTRVVPSLQKQLDPAPMTWRDCATAEQGLSQALSQVNREALHLSPNWEGWRQVLPWNSNAAKVRIWAARVQTEQFRWGPLYTAFDGVLASSIQAKAIRSEMEDTVWSATSLNQAMQCPFHYFAARLLRLTPVEGRQTGLTPMERGEIMHRILCRFWDRYRDQPDKLLQKEEPMSHLKRVSEQVWREEAERKGWAHMPVWVRLEARRLLLRLEAMVEHEQLWRGKEGATASFRPRWLEWGFGLGRDEAALRRGEADPDSLTSPVALRLNEAVSIRIRGKVDRVDMDEAGRYILYDYKSGAAPSARDVIAGYHLQLPLYLWILEQEQGLNPEQAVGAAFYTSGTRKGDGLPGDNRNQGLWRKEEAQQVGISSRVGGLLEKDAWEQVQQALRQKILQRLQELKSGRFAVAPMRACPSTCPHRTICRIDRLRMSGKEGGKSDETDVGSTGGC, translated from the coding sequence ATGGCCGGATGGCTGGTGCTTCATCCCGTATCACAGGCACATCTGGGAATGGGATTGTTTAACATTCGTCCACATGATCAAAAGAAGACGGTTTATCTTATCCCCTCCGGTGATATGGTAGGGGAAGTCCATCGCCAGTTGGAACGAGCGGGAATGGATCAACAGGCGGTTTCCGTCCATACTTTTGACCGCTTTGTTCGACTAATGGCCTCTGCTCATCCCCGAACGCTGATGACGCCGGTGGAACAAGAGTGGTTGGTCCGTCAAGCTGTCTCCCGCGTGGAAGCGGATGGAAAGCTGCACCATCACCGGCATATGGTCAATAAGAGCGGTTGGCTGACCAAAGTGGAAGGGCGCATCGGTGAAGTGAAACGAACGGGAATTCGGCCAGGGCGGTTGTTGCAGATCTGGAATCAGCGCGGCTTGCATCTGATGGAGTTGGGGTTGATTTATCAAGCTTATCAAGAGTTGTTGCAAGAACGGCGGTTATGGGATCATGAGGAACCTTACCTGGAAGGGATGGAACGGATGCGGCGGGGGGAAGCGCCGTTGCCGCAGCGAATTGTGGTGGAACATGTGCCGGATTTGTCGGTACTACAGGAACAATGGTTGATCCAGGCGGTTACCCAAGGAGTGGAAGTATCCCTTCATCTGCCGTGGGATCATCGGCGTCTGCGGTTGTTTCGCGAAACGGCGCGAACGGTGGAGCGATTTCGTCGCCGCGGTTTTCGTGTAATAAAGCAACAGGACGCGATGTCGGCTTCGGCTAAAACCCCACTCCTTCATCATGTGGAAGAGCAATTGTTTTTAGAGCGGCCGCAAATCCAGGAAGGAGATCCGTCGATCCAGGTGGTGGCTGCTGCTGGAGTGGAAGAAGAAGTGGATCGAATGGTGGCACGGCTAAAGGAATGGTTGTATCATTCCAATCGCCCCCTGTCTGAGGTAGCGATTTTGACGCAGCAACCGGAGCGGTACCATCCGCTCTTATTCCCGCGTTTGCAAAGAGCGGGCCTTCCCATCCATACATCTTATCGTATGCCACTCGCTTCCCATCCCATGGCCAAAACGGTTGCGCTGGCTCTTCGTTTAAAAGGTGGATACAAAGATGCCTGGCGTCATTTGCTGGATTCTCCCTATCTGCCGGGAAGTCCGAGTTATCGGATGCGTGCACAATGGAGACGCCTTTTTCTCGATGGGGAGGTTCCTTCAAAGTGGGAGGATCAGTTGGAGGACGCGGAGCACCCGAACGGGGTTGAGTCCTTTCGTGCTTTCTTGTCGTGGTTGCAATCCGCTCCGGTAGAACAGACATGGGCGGGATGGCTTCACTGGTTTGAGGAATGGCTTCGCCCTTTGCGACCACAAGCGAAAACGGGCACTTTCCCGATGGAGGAGTGGCAAGCGATGGCCGCCGACTGCCGGGCGTGGGAAGGGTTGATGGAGATCCGGTCCGAGTGGGGGCGGATTTTTGAGCATGGAAGATGGGGCACACTTTCCTGTGATTGGACTTCGTTTGTGGCTGCCTTGGAGGGGGCGCTGGAGAAAAGCCCGCTGACGGTAACACCGGGTAGGCGCGGCGGGATTCGCATATTGGAACCCAATCAGGTGAGAGGACGCCGATTTGCCGCCGTCTTTCTGTTAGGATGCGCGGAAGGGTGCTGGCCTCGTCCGATTGCGCCGGATTGGCTTGTGCCCGATGAGGAGCGGCTGCGATTGCGGGGGGAAGGAGTGGAGTTGGCTACAGCGGAGGAGCAGCGCAACCGGCAATGGGTTCCTTTTTTTCAATCGATGCAAGCGGCGGAGGAAACCCTTATCCTCTCTTTTCCTGCCGCTGACGAAGCTGCCAATCCGATCTTGCCGTCGCCGTTTCTGCAGGAATTGACCCGGGTAGTGCCATCTTTGCAGAAGCAACTGGACCCCGCTCCCATGACATGGCGGGATTGTGCCACCGCTGAACAGGGGCTGTCTCAGGCCTTGTCCCAAGTGAATAGGGAGGCGTTGCACTTATCCCCGAATTGGGAGGGATGGCGGCAGGTGCTGCCGTGGAATTCGAATGCTGCAAAGGTAAGGATATGGGCGGCGCGGGTACAGACGGAGCAATTCCGGTGGGGACCGTTATACACCGCTTTTGACGGCGTATTGGCATCCTCTATCCAAGCGAAAGCAATTCGGTCGGAAATGGAAGATACCGTCTGGAGTGCTACTTCCCTCAACCAGGCGATGCAATGCCCTTTTCACTATTTTGCCGCTCGTCTGTTACGGCTCACTCCTGTCGAAGGGCGCCAAACGGGGTTAACCCCGATGGAACGGGGAGAGATCATGCACCGGATCTTGTGCCGCTTTTGGGATCGGTATCGGGATCAACCGGACAAGCTTTTGCAGAAAGAAGAGCCGATGAGCCATCTCAAACGAGTATCGGAGCAAGTATGGCGGGAGGAAGCGGAGCGTAAGGGTTGGGCGCATATGCCGGTATGGGTTCGATTGGAAGCGCGCCGTTTGTTGCTGCGGTTGGAGGCGATGGTAGAGCATGAGCAACTGTGGCGTGGGAAGGAAGGAGCAACGGCTTCTTTCCGCCCGCGGTGGCTGGAATGGGGATTTGGTCTCGGGCGGGATGAGGCGGCACTACGTCGGGGCGAAGCGGACCCGGACAGCTTGACCTCTCCCGTTGCGTTGAGGCTGAACGAAGCCGTTTCCATCCGGATACGGGGAAAGGTGGACCGAGTAGATATGGATGAAGCGGGCCGTTATATCTTGTACGATTATAAATCAGGCGCTGCTCCCTCGGCCCGAGACGTGATCGCAGGCTATCATCTCCAACTTCCGCTCTATCTGTGGATATTGGAACAGGAGCAAGGATTAAACCCAGAACAAGCGGTTGGAGCCGCTTTTTATACATCAGGCACTCGCAAGGGGGACGGGCTGCCGGGGGATAACCGCAACCAGGGGTTATGGCGGAAAGAGGAGGCACAACAAGTCGGTATTTCCTCCCGGGTAGGAGGATTGCTGGAAAAGGACGCATGGGAACAGGTACAGCAAGCGTTGCGGCAAAAAATTCTGCAGCGGTTGCAGGAGTTAAAAAGCGGCCGATTTGCAGTCGCGCCTATGCGCGCCTGCCCCTCAACCTGCCCCCATCGTACCATCTGTCGGATCGATCGCCTGCGCATGTCCGGCAAAGAAGGAGGGAAGTCGGATGAAACTGACGTTGGATCAACGGGCGGCTGTTGA